A stretch of Roseibium porphyridii DNA encodes these proteins:
- a CDS encoding glutamate-5-semialdehyde dehydrogenase: protein MLEAVEAMTTEDLMAEIGQRARAAGHVLATAPADQKNDALRKMAEAVRQATPDILAGNKLDVDAMTANGQTAAFLDRGTLTAERIEAIAAALEDIVALDDPVGSVMAAWERPNGLKIERVRTPLGVIGVIYESRPNVTADAGALCLKAGNAVVLRGGSDTIHSNRAIHAALQKGLSAAGLPEDAIQIVPVTDRAAVGEMLRGLGGNLDVIVPRGGRSLVERVQTEARVPVFAHLEGLVHIFLDKSADLEKSLDIVVNSKLRRTGICGALETLLVHEGVANSHMPQIIRALQEKGCEIRGDDRVRDICEGVVPASEEDWSTEYLDKILSVKVVPDLNAAMSHISRHGSSHTDCILSEDQAAADRFQSEVDSAIVLHNASTQFADGGEFGMGAEIGIATGRMHARGPVGVEQLTSFKYKVRGTGQTRP from the coding sequence ATGTTGGAAGCGGTCGAAGCAATGACGACTGAGGATCTGATGGCGGAGATCGGGCAGCGCGCCCGAGCCGCCGGGCATGTCCTGGCGACCGCACCAGCTGATCAGAAAAACGATGCGCTGCGCAAAATGGCGGAGGCCGTTCGTCAGGCAACACCAGACATTCTGGCTGGCAACAAGCTGGACGTCGACGCCATGACCGCAAATGGTCAGACGGCGGCGTTTCTCGATCGCGGCACGTTGACGGCCGAGCGCATCGAAGCCATTGCAGCCGCGCTGGAAGACATCGTTGCGCTTGACGATCCTGTGGGCAGCGTCATGGCGGCATGGGAGCGGCCCAACGGACTGAAGATCGAACGGGTTCGGACACCTCTTGGAGTGATCGGCGTTATTTATGAGAGCCGCCCCAATGTGACAGCCGACGCCGGTGCACTGTGTCTTAAAGCCGGGAACGCTGTCGTTCTTCGCGGTGGTTCTGACACGATCCACTCCAACAGGGCCATTCATGCGGCGCTGCAAAAGGGCCTGTCCGCCGCAGGGCTGCCGGAAGATGCGATCCAGATTGTGCCGGTAACGGATAGGGCTGCAGTCGGCGAGATGCTGCGTGGCCTTGGTGGCAATCTTGATGTGATTGTTCCGCGCGGCGGCCGGAGCCTGGTTGAACGCGTGCAAACTGAAGCGCGCGTGCCGGTATTTGCTCATTTGGAAGGTCTGGTTCACATTTTCCTCGACAAGTCGGCGGATCTGGAGAAATCACTGGACATTGTCGTCAATTCAAAGCTGCGCCGCACCGGCATTTGCGGTGCGCTTGAGACGCTACTGGTGCATGAGGGTGTCGCAAACAGCCATATGCCTCAGATCATCAGGGCTCTTCAGGAAAAGGGATGTGAAATTCGAGGCGACGACCGTGTGCGCGACATTTGTGAAGGCGTTGTGCCGGCAAGTGAAGAGGACTGGTCCACTGAATATCTCGACAAGATCCTGTCGGTGAAGGTCGTGCCGGATCTGAATGCGGCGATGTCTCATATCAGCCGGCATGGGTCCAGCCACACCGACTGTATCCTGTCTGAAGATCAGGCAGCAGCGGACCGTTTTCAGAGCGAGGTCGATTCAGCGATTGTTCTGCACAATGCGTCAACGCAATTTGCCGACGGCGGTGAGTTCGGCATGGGCGCTGAAATTGGCATTGCGACAGGCCGTATGCATGCGCGTGGTCCGGTTGGCGTCGAACAGCTTACCAGCTTCAAATACAAGGTTCGTGGTACGGGTCAGACCCGTCCATGA
- a CDS encoding GNAT family N-acetyltransferase — MTGLQELKTRRLVLRPIAMSDADAIVELGGKDFAVARWISSFAWPYEEGSAEAFLKTVVGKDPLKTEAVFAITLGGVFIGVAAVEAPGDLEDLPDLPTIGYWIGRAFQGHGYASEAVEAVIDWAFASYRTEAIAARAFEDNFRSRGLLRKMGFKPYSMTERFSRALDRRVSNVVVRLARADFEARKEAA; from the coding sequence ATGACTGGACTGCAGGAATTGAAGACGCGACGACTGGTTCTGCGACCGATTGCCATGTCGGATGCTGATGCGATCGTGGAGCTTGGCGGCAAGGATTTTGCTGTTGCCCGCTGGATCAGCTCCTTTGCCTGGCCTTATGAGGAAGGCTCTGCCGAAGCTTTCCTGAAAACGGTGGTTGGAAAGGACCCGCTGAAAACGGAAGCCGTTTTCGCGATCACGCTTGGTGGTGTTTTCATTGGCGTTGCTGCAGTTGAGGCACCGGGAGATCTGGAAGATCTGCCTGACCTGCCGACCATCGGGTATTGGATCGGCCGCGCGTTCCAGGGCCATGGTTATGCCAGTGAAGCGGTGGAAGCGGTGATTGATTGGGCGTTTGCCAGCTACCGGACGGAGGCTATCGCTGCGCGGGCGTTTGAGGACAATTTCCGGTCTCGTGGACTGCTGCGCAAGATGGGTTTCAAGCCTTACAGCATGACAGAGCGGTTCTCCAGAGCGCTCGACAGGCGGGTGTCCAATGTCGTCGTGCGTCTGGCGCGAGCCGATTTCGAGGCGCGGAAGGAAGCGGCGTGA
- a CDS encoding GNAT family N-acetyltransferase: protein MVVESDGLLDESCLVAAPLPQEAVHVRLDKPRMDDLADLVFLANNKTVAANLAAMPHPYTIENARTLVKQAARVRDKSAMFAIRLKSTGRLIGVAKYAPVDAEGPVHIGYWLGEPFWGQGLATEAVHALVDHAFTYHDINELQGSCRVTNPASRRVLVKSGFQFRDQAMIRSIGAGGSVPIERYTLERTVWKSLKGWGQGR, encoded by the coding sequence ATGGTTGTTGAAAGTGATGGACTGTTAGACGAAAGCTGTTTGGTTGCGGCCCCGTTGCCGCAGGAAGCGGTTCATGTGCGGCTCGACAAACCGCGAATGGACGATCTGGCCGATCTTGTGTTTTTGGCCAACAACAAGACCGTTGCGGCAAACCTCGCCGCAATGCCTCACCCCTATACGATTGAAAACGCCCGTACGCTTGTGAAACAGGCGGCCCGGGTTCGTGACAAGTCGGCTATGTTTGCGATCCGGCTGAAGAGCACGGGCCGGTTGATTGGTGTTGCCAAATATGCGCCCGTGGACGCGGAAGGTCCGGTCCATATCGGCTATTGGCTCGGCGAGCCTTTCTGGGGGCAGGGACTGGCGACTGAGGCCGTGCATGCGCTGGTCGATCATGCCTTCACCTATCACGACATCAATGAACTGCAGGGCTCCTGCAGGGTCACCAATCCGGCGTCCCGTCGGGTGCTTGTCAAATCCGGGTTCCAGTTCAGGGACCAGGCGATGATTCGGTCGATCGGCGCAGGCGGCTCCGTACCGATTGAACGCTACACGCTGGAACGCACCGTTTGGAAGTCTTTGAAAGGATGGGGGCAGGGACGATGA
- a CDS encoding GNAT family N-acetyltransferase, with the protein MKLPSMRTGRLSLRPVLEKDLSDLVRLIDDYDVAKMLTTVPHPYALSDARDWHGQTAVEGRDGERAFAIDKGQGLIGVVSCGKPDGTPEFGYWLARRYWGQGIMTEAGKAVLAWHFDCSPGAPVLSGALDENRASLNVLTKLGFTEIGPYRLSIRSRGETLPATRMKLEPEAFERMREGNHERG; encoded by the coding sequence GTGAAACTGCCGAGTATGAGAACCGGACGTCTTTCGCTGCGTCCGGTTCTGGAAAAGGATCTCTCGGATCTGGTCCGTCTCATCGACGACTATGATGTCGCCAAGATGCTCACGACTGTGCCGCATCCTTATGCGCTTTCCGATGCGCGCGACTGGCACGGGCAAACCGCGGTAGAAGGACGGGACGGGGAGCGAGCATTTGCGATCGACAAGGGTCAGGGACTGATCGGTGTTGTGTCTTGCGGCAAACCAGACGGGACACCTGAGTTCGGATACTGGCTTGCCAGAAGATACTGGGGTCAGGGCATCATGACTGAGGCGGGCAAGGCGGTGTTGGCGTGGCATTTTGACTGTTCGCCCGGCGCACCGGTCTTGAGCGGGGCACTGGACGAAAATCGGGCGTCGCTCAATGTTCTCACCAAGCTCGGATTCACCGAGATCGGGCCATATCGCCTTTCTATCAGGTCGCGGGGAGAAACGCTCCCAGCAACACGTATGAAACTGGAACCGGAAGCTTTTGAGCGGATGCGGGAAGGTAATCATGAGCGCGGTTAG
- a CDS encoding GNAT family N-acetyltransferase: MSAVSLKTSRLELRPPEPDDLERCAELLGDYEVVKMLSRVPYPYDLEAGKDYLARSVERWRDVASADELGFHIDHDGQMIGAIGFKTLQETPKIGYWLGRSYWGNGFMSEAVQAAVTWLFRNTAHDLLAGEAMIENSGSLKVLEKLGFRGVSKVDCESVSRGSSVPALRTEVTRTEFLNGH, translated from the coding sequence ATGAGCGCGGTTAGCCTGAAAACAAGCCGGCTTGAGTTGCGGCCGCCAGAGCCGGACGATCTGGAGCGCTGTGCTGAACTCCTCGGTGACTATGAAGTCGTCAAAATGCTCTCACGCGTCCCTTATCCCTACGACCTGGAAGCCGGAAAGGACTATCTTGCTCGGTCAGTGGAACGCTGGCGAGACGTGGCATCAGCTGACGAGTTGGGGTTTCATATTGACCATGACGGCCAAATGATCGGGGCGATTGGCTTCAAGACATTGCAGGAGACCCCGAAGATCGGCTATTGGCTTGGGCGCTCCTATTGGGGCAACGGGTTTATGAGCGAGGCGGTCCAGGCTGCTGTAACCTGGCTGTTCCGGAATACCGCGCATGATCTTCTGGCCGGCGAAGCCATGATTGAGAATTCCGGTTCGCTGAAAGTGCTGGAAAAACTTGGCTTTCGTGGGGTTTCAAAAGTTGACTGCGAAAGCGTTTCGCGCGGCAGCTCCGTGCCGGCACTTCGAACGGAAGTCACTCGAACTGAATTTCTGAACGGCCACTGA
- the rsfS gene encoding ribosome silencing factor, with translation MTFDSERATMSTPLKASVSKDLAADLLDTVLTSLDDSKAEDVVTLNIAGKSSLADHMVIVSGRSHRHVGAIADHLLKDLKSAGARTSTVEGQATCDWVLIDAGDVIVHIFRPEVRGFYNLEKMWAPDSDDAPQYVG, from the coding sequence ATGACCTTTGACAGTGAGCGGGCAACCATGTCCACTCCTCTGAAGGCTTCCGTAAGCAAAGATCTTGCGGCAGACCTCCTCGATACGGTCCTCACCAGTCTTGACGATTCCAAAGCTGAGGACGTCGTTACTCTAAACATCGCAGGAAAAAGCTCCCTGGCAGATCACATGGTGATCGTGTCCGGACGCTCCCATCGACATGTGGGCGCGATCGCGGATCATCTGCTCAAGGACCTGAAATCGGCTGGCGCACGCACCTCAACGGTGGAAGGCCAGGCGACATGCGATTGGGTGCTGATTGATGCGGGCGATGTGATCGTTCACATTTTCCGTCCGGAAGTTCGCGGCTTCTACAATTTGGAGAAGATGTGGGCGCCGGATTCGGATGACGCGCCGCAGTATGTTGGCTGA
- the rpmA gene encoding 50S ribosomal protein L27: MAHKKAGGSSRNGRDSAGRRLGIKKYGGEAVIPGNIIARQRGTQWHPGNGVGMGKDHTIFATVEGKVEFQAKANKRTYINVVPVAEAAE, encoded by the coding sequence ATGGCACATAAAAAGGCAGGCGGTTCATCCCGCAACGGCCGCGACTCAGCTGGCCGCCGTCTTGGCATCAAAAAATACGGCGGGGAAGCAGTGATTCCCGGCAACATTATCGCTCGTCAGCGTGGCACACAGTGGCACCCGGGCAACGGCGTGGGCATGGGTAAGGACCATACCATTTTCGCGACCGTGGAAGGCAAGGTTGAGTTTCAGGCGAAAGCCAACAAACGAACCTACATCAATGTGGTCCCAGTGGCGGAAGCTGCGGAGTAA
- the proB gene encoding glutamate 5-kinase — protein MMSRSLKSFNRIVVKIGSALLVDQGELKRAWLDALVSDIVSLSEAGADILIVSSGSIALGRGVLGLPAGPLKLEESQAAAAAGQIALAQAYADALGRHGKKAGQILLTLGDTEERRRYLNARATIGMLLKMGAVPIVNENDSVATSEIRYGDNDRLAARVATMASADCLVLLSDIDGLYTAPPSEDPDAVFLPEVPRITREIEAMAGSAGSELSRGGMKTKIDAGKIATAAGTTMIITSGKELNPLKRLAEGGRGTWFPALGSPASARKAWIGGHLEPRGRITLDEGAVQAMKSGKSLLPAGVSSVSGAFTRGDAVIVETLQGRIIGRGLIAYDADEARLIAGRNSREIEAIVGYPGRAEMIHRDDLVLDDVFLHGKG, from the coding sequence CTGATGTCCAGAAGTCTGAAATCTTTCAATCGGATCGTCGTCAAGATCGGATCTGCCCTGCTGGTTGATCAGGGCGAATTGAAACGGGCCTGGCTCGACGCGCTTGTCTCCGACATTGTGTCTTTGTCGGAGGCAGGAGCGGACATCCTGATCGTTTCTTCGGGCTCGATTGCACTCGGGCGGGGTGTCTTGGGGTTACCGGCAGGCCCGTTGAAACTTGAGGAAAGTCAGGCAGCAGCAGCAGCCGGACAGATTGCGCTTGCACAGGCCTATGCGGATGCACTCGGTAGGCATGGTAAAAAGGCCGGCCAGATCCTGTTGACGCTCGGCGATACGGAAGAACGCAGGCGGTACCTGAACGCGCGCGCCACCATTGGCATGCTGTTGAAGATGGGTGCCGTGCCAATCGTCAACGAGAACGATTCTGTCGCGACCTCGGAAATTCGATATGGCGACAATGACAGGTTGGCCGCACGGGTTGCCACCATGGCCAGCGCGGATTGTCTCGTGCTCCTGTCAGATATCGATGGGCTGTACACCGCGCCGCCGAGTGAAGATCCTGATGCTGTCTTTCTGCCTGAAGTGCCGCGTATCACGCGAGAGATCGAAGCCATGGCGGGCAGTGCCGGGTCAGAACTCTCCCGCGGAGGAATGAAGACCAAGATCGATGCGGGCAAGATCGCGACAGCGGCCGGAACAACAATGATCATTACCTCCGGCAAGGAACTCAATCCATTGAAGCGCTTGGCTGAGGGTGGGCGGGGAACATGGTTTCCCGCTCTCGGTTCTCCCGCAAGCGCCCGCAAGGCCTGGATTGGCGGGCACCTGGAGCCGCGTGGACGGATAACGTTGGACGAAGGTGCGGTTCAGGCCATGAAATCCGGCAAAAGCCTGCTGCCCGCCGGGGTTTCATCCGTGTCGGGTGCGTTTACGCGTGGGGATGCCGTAATCGTGGAGACCCTGCAGGGGCGCATCATTGGTCGTGGGCTGATCGCATATGACGCAGATGAGGCAAGGCTGATTGCGGGACGCAACAGCCGTGAGATTGAAGCAATTGTCGGATACCCGGGCCGGGCTGAGATGATCCACCGGGACGATCTTGTGCTGGATGATGTCTTTTTGCACGGAAAAGGCTAA
- a CDS encoding nicotinate-nucleotide adenylyltransferase: protein MSEGNPVSELDWQWLKLPHAEAGNRIGIFGGSFNPPHSGHRLVAITALKRLGLDQIWWLVTPGNPLKSHSDLAPLDLRLRKTRALADHPRMKVTAFEKVLGSAYTAKTVTSLRAIRPKVRFVWVMGADNLASFHHWQDWREIVGSVPIAVVDRPGASLSTVSAPMAKAFEKYRLPEKSAAMLPDLQPPVWTFLHTPLDQTSSTDLRLTKSGV from the coding sequence ATGAGTGAAGGAAATCCGGTCTCAGAACTTGACTGGCAGTGGCTGAAATTGCCTCACGCCGAAGCTGGCAATCGCATCGGCATTTTCGGCGGATCCTTCAATCCCCCTCATTCGGGGCACCGTCTGGTTGCGATCACCGCTTTGAAAAGGCTTGGTCTCGATCAGATCTGGTGGCTGGTGACGCCGGGAAACCCTCTCAAGAGCCATTCAGATCTGGCGCCTCTTGATTTGCGGCTGCGTAAGACAAGAGCGCTTGCAGATCATCCGCGCATGAAAGTGACTGCATTTGAGAAAGTGCTCGGATCAGCCTACACCGCGAAAACCGTCACGTCGCTGAGGGCAATAAGGCCGAAAGTCCGATTCGTTTGGGTCATGGGTGCTGACAATCTTGCAAGCTTTCATCACTGGCAGGATTGGCGAGAAATCGTTGGTTCGGTTCCGATCGCGGTGGTTGACCGGCCTGGTGCTTCCTTGTCGACAGTGTCTGCACCTATGGCAAAAGCGTTTGAAAAATATAGGCTTCCGGAGAAGAGTGCGGCCATGCTTCCGGACTTGCAACCACCGGTCTGGACTTTCTTGCACACGCCCCTCGATCAAACGTCATCCACTGATCTGAGGCTAACGAAATCCGGGGTGTGA
- a CDS encoding ABC-F family ATP-binding cassette domain-containing protein has translation MSSIVIANLSWQTPDNTFLFDNLNLTFGPVRTGLVGRNGTGKTTLLRLICGEIAPVSGKIIKPPSVGFLRQDPAQHPNETLADLFDVRDQLALLDRAERGEATAEDLANTDWTLEARLGAALSNLGLEQPIDLPVSSLSGGQRTRAALAALMFAEPDVLLLDEPTNHLDEAGRRSVIDALRAWNGCAIIASHDRILLGAMDAIVELTSLGARSYGGNYETYRQKKAAELAHSEAELARAEQAVTHTQARAQLAMERKARTDRQGKQLRASGSQSKLILNAAKERSQSSGSAAARLKRRQAQAAADVLEAAQKSVEILQPLKMDIPPSGLAAGRDVLRVEDLRFRYSGGAPLLQDVSFAVRGPERVAIEGRNGSGKSTLLACIHGDLQPQSGSVSVHVPTALLDQDLSLLKPEETVRDAFARLDPDAGENERRAILARFLFRGDDAKQKVGSLSGGQRLRAGLACTLGHSRPRQLLLLDEPNNHLDIEAIEILERALTDYDGAILVVSHDEAFLQNIRVERTLSL, from the coding sequence ATGTCTTCTATCGTTATCGCCAACCTGAGTTGGCAAACTCCTGACAACACCTTTCTTTTCGACAATTTGAATCTGACTTTCGGGCCGGTCCGAACGGGACTTGTCGGTCGAAACGGTACAGGCAAGACGACCCTCTTGCGTCTGATCTGCGGTGAGATCGCTCCTGTGAGCGGCAAGATCATTAAACCGCCATCGGTCGGTTTCCTCCGGCAGGATCCTGCACAGCACCCCAACGAGACGCTAGCCGATCTATTCGATGTTCGTGATCAACTCGCCCTTCTGGATCGTGCGGAACGCGGTGAGGCAACGGCGGAAGATCTGGCAAATACTGATTGGACATTGGAGGCCCGACTGGGCGCAGCCCTCTCAAACCTGGGGCTCGAACAGCCTATCGACCTGCCGGTCAGTTCCCTCTCCGGTGGGCAGCGCACGCGTGCGGCTCTCGCCGCGCTGATGTTCGCAGAACCGGATGTACTCTTGCTGGATGAACCAACCAATCACCTCGACGAAGCGGGACGCCGCAGTGTGATCGACGCACTACGGGCGTGGAACGGTTGCGCGATTATTGCCAGCCACGACCGGATTTTGCTGGGGGCGATGGACGCAATCGTCGAGCTGACGAGCCTTGGTGCGCGCAGCTACGGTGGCAATTACGAAACCTATCGCCAAAAGAAAGCCGCTGAATTGGCACACTCCGAAGCCGAACTCGCGCGGGCAGAACAGGCCGTCACACATACGCAAGCACGTGCGCAGCTGGCCATGGAACGAAAGGCCCGCACCGACCGGCAAGGCAAACAACTCCGCGCATCCGGCAGCCAGTCCAAGCTCATTCTAAATGCTGCAAAAGAACGAAGTCAGTCTTCAGGCAGTGCTGCAGCACGTCTTAAACGCCGCCAGGCCCAGGCCGCCGCTGATGTTTTGGAAGCGGCGCAGAAGTCCGTCGAGATCTTGCAGCCCCTCAAGATGGATATTCCTCCATCCGGACTTGCTGCCGGTCGTGATGTGCTGCGCGTTGAGGACCTCAGGTTCCGATATTCAGGTGGGGCACCCCTGCTTCAGGACGTATCCTTTGCGGTTCGCGGACCGGAACGTGTCGCGATTGAAGGCAGGAATGGGTCGGGCAAATCGACTTTACTTGCGTGCATCCACGGCGATCTTCAACCACAAAGCGGATCTGTCTCGGTTCATGTTCCAACGGCACTTTTGGATCAGGATCTTAGCCTGCTGAAACCGGAAGAGACCGTACGAGACGCCTTTGCGCGGCTCGACCCGGATGCCGGCGAGAATGAGCGACGGGCGATCCTGGCGCGATTTCTGTTTCGAGGAGATGACGCAAAGCAGAAGGTCGGATCTCTCAGCGGCGGACAGCGCTTGCGCGCTGGTCTTGCCTGCACGCTCGGGCATAGCAGACCACGCCAACTCCTGCTGCTGGATGAGCCGAACAATCATCTCGACATCGAGGCGATCGAAATTCTTGAAAGGGCGTTGACCGACTACGATGGCGCGATCCTGGTTGTCAGTCACGATGAAGCATTTCTGCAGAACATTCGCGTGGAACGAACGCTTTCCCTTTGA
- a CDS encoding GNAT family N-acetyltransferase, with product MPPILTTDRLTLRPMKMDDWPSYEQLMLSDRSRFMGGPFTRFNAWGLFCQDVAQWHLMDHGALMIDDSQTGECLGQVGINHGPLFPEHELGWFVYAHAEGRGIAFEAASAFRDWARNQRRLPGLVSYMDPENERSACLAKRLGATLDNDAPRPDPQDIVYRHFGG from the coding sequence ATGCCGCCAATTCTGACGACCGACCGCTTGACGTTGCGGCCGATGAAAATGGACGATTGGCCGAGCTACGAGCAGTTGATGCTATCCGATCGGTCGCGATTCATGGGGGGGCCATTCACCCGCTTCAATGCCTGGGGGCTGTTCTGTCAGGATGTCGCACAGTGGCACCTGATGGATCACGGTGCACTGATGATCGACGACAGTCAGACAGGTGAGTGTCTGGGTCAGGTCGGTATCAATCACGGACCTCTCTTTCCCGAACATGAGCTTGGCTGGTTCGTTTACGCACATGCCGAAGGCAGGGGAATTGCGTTCGAAGCTGCAAGTGCCTTTCGCGATTGGGCGAGAAACCAGCGCCGTCTGCCGGGATTGGTGAGTTATATGGACCCTGAAAACGAACGCTCCGCCTGCCTTGCAAAACGCCTGGGTGCGACGCTGGACAACGATGCGCCGCGACCTGATCCACAGGATATCGTCTATCGCCACTTTGGCGGTTAG
- a CDS encoding 50S ribosomal protein L21: MFAVIKTGGKQYTVAADDLLKVEKLEAEAGSTVTFDEVLMVGNDTDTTVGAPTVEGASVVAEVVEQGRGRKVIIFKKRRRQNSRRRNGHRQSFTLVKVTDILTGGAKPAKKAAPKKAAPKKAEEPKAEEAKAAEKKEDAAVEPLFTAPEGKDDLKKISGVGPVLEKKLNALGITTYEQIVNFSAEDIARVDEVLNFKGRIERDNWVDQAKELAGK; the protein is encoded by the coding sequence ATGTTCGCAGTGATCAAAACCGGTGGCAAACAGTATACTGTTGCCGCAGATGACCTCCTGAAGGTCGAAAAACTTGAAGCCGAAGCCGGCAGCACCGTCACTTTTGATGAAGTGCTTATGGTTGGCAACGACACCGACACAACCGTTGGCGCACCGACTGTTGAAGGTGCCAGCGTAGTTGCAGAAGTGGTCGAGCAGGGCCGCGGCCGCAAGGTAATAATTTTCAAGAAGCGCCGGCGTCAGAATTCACGCCGCCGCAATGGCCACCGTCAGTCCTTCACCCTGGTAAAGGTGACCGACATCCTGACCGGTGGTGCAAAGCCGGCCAAGAAGGCTGCGCCGAAAAAGGCAGCGCCGAAAAAAGCCGAAGAGCCGAAAGCTGAAGAAGCCAAGGCTGCAGAGAAAAAAGAAGACGCAGCTGTTGAGCCGCTCTTCACCGCACCGGAAGGCAAGGACGATCTGAAGAAGATCTCCGGCGTTGGCCCGGTACTTGAGAAGAAACTGAACGCTCTGGGCATCACCACCTATGAGCAGATCGTCAACTTCTCAGCGGAAGACATCGCCCGCGTTGATGAGGTCCTGAACTTCAAGGGCCGTATCGAACGCGACAACTGGGTTGATCAGGCCAAGGAACTGGCTGGCAAATAA
- the obgE gene encoding GTPase ObgE gives MKFLDQAKIYVRSGNGGAGCVSFRREKYIEYGGPDGGDGGKGGDVIVECVDGLNTLIDYRYKQHFKAGTGIHGMGRNRTGAHGDDVVLKVPVGTQILEEDNETLIADLTELGQRVLLMKGGNGGFGNAHFKSSVNQAPRRANPGLEGEEKWIWLRLKLIADAGLVGLPNAGKSTFLATVSAAKPKIADYPFTTLHPNLGIVQIDGHSFAMADIPGLIEGAHEGTGLGDRFLGHVERTRVLLHLVDGSGEEDPGEAYRVVRGELEAYGAGLMDKPEIVALSKCDALTDDLIAERSASLEVACGQKPLVLSSASGQNVDRALRMIVRAIDKDKEDAANQVPAPEQEGWHP, from the coding sequence ATGAAATTCCTCGATCAGGCCAAGATTTATGTGCGTTCCGGCAATGGGGGCGCCGGGTGTGTGTCGTTTCGCCGAGAAAAATACATTGAATATGGCGGCCCGGACGGCGGAGACGGCGGTAAGGGCGGCGATGTGATTGTAGAGTGTGTTGATGGTCTCAATACCCTGATCGACTATCGCTACAAACAGCATTTCAAAGCAGGGACAGGCATCCATGGCATGGGGCGCAACCGAACAGGTGCCCATGGTGATGACGTGGTTCTGAAAGTTCCGGTCGGCACCCAGATCCTTGAAGAGGACAACGAAACGCTGATTGCCGATCTGACGGAGCTTGGCCAGCGTGTTCTTCTGATGAAGGGCGGCAATGGCGGTTTCGGCAATGCGCATTTCAAATCGTCCGTAAACCAGGCGCCACGCCGGGCAAATCCGGGTCTGGAAGGAGAGGAGAAGTGGATCTGGCTTCGTCTCAAGCTGATTGCAGACGCGGGGCTGGTTGGACTGCCGAATGCCGGTAAGTCCACTTTTCTGGCAACGGTCTCGGCCGCAAAGCCGAAAATCGCCGACTACCCGTTCACCACCCTCCACCCCAATCTCGGTATCGTCCAGATCGATGGACACAGCTTTGCAATGGCCGATATTCCCGGCCTGATCGAAGGCGCGCATGAAGGCACGGGCCTTGGCGACCGGTTTCTCGGACATGTCGAACGTACACGGGTGTTGCTGCATCTCGTTGACGGGTCGGGCGAAGAAGACCCTGGCGAAGCCTACCGTGTCGTGCGCGGTGAACTTGAGGCCTATGGTGCAGGGCTCATGGACAAGCCGGAGATCGTCGCCTTGTCGAAATGTGATGCACTCACGGACGACCTGATTGCTGAAAGGTCGGCGAGCCTGGAGGTTGCCTGTGGCCAGAAGCCGTTGGTGCTGTCATCGGCAAGTGGCCAGAATGTCGATCGGGCTTTGCGCATGATCGTGCGTGCAATCGACAAGGACAAGGAAGATGCCGCCAATCAGGTGCCTGCGCCTGAACAGGAGGGCTGGCACCCCTGA
- the rlmH gene encoding 23S rRNA (pseudouridine(1915)-N(3))-methyltransferase RlmH, with product MRFTLSCIGRMKAGADKDLFDRYLDRARKSGRGLGITGVSLSEHPESRAQRPEDRKAEEAKVIQQSLPPGARLIVLDEHGKNLTSPAFSQKLEGWKDEGISEVVFAIGGADGHGQELLERADLKLALGAMTWPHQIARILLAEQIYRAITIQAGHPYHRV from the coding sequence ATGCGCTTTACGCTTTCCTGCATTGGCCGGATGAAGGCCGGTGCGGACAAAGACCTTTTCGACCGATATCTGGACCGGGCGCGCAAATCCGGACGGGGTCTGGGTATTACCGGCGTCTCTCTCTCTGAACATCCTGAAAGCCGTGCGCAGCGGCCTGAAGATCGTAAGGCGGAAGAGGCAAAGGTCATCCAGCAGTCGCTGCCGCCGGGCGCTCGCCTGATTGTTCTCGATGAGCATGGCAAGAACCTGACCAGTCCGGCTTTCAGCCAGAAGCTTGAAGGTTGGAAGGATGAGGGCATTTCGGAAGTTGTCTTTGCTATCGGTGGGGCTGATGGGCACGGTCAGGAGCTTTTGGAACGGGCAGACCTGAAACTGGCGCTGGGTGCGATGACATGGCCGCATCAGATTGCGCGGATCCTGCTTGCAGAGCAGATCTATCGGGCCATAACCATCCAGGCCGGACATCCTTACCACCGGGTCTGA